From Carettochelys insculpta isolate YL-2023 chromosome 22, ASM3395843v1, whole genome shotgun sequence, one genomic window encodes:
- the LOC142024399 gene encoding interleukin-15-like: MVFSKPGSAPKASLPPPMWGLHALLWVTLLTCLSAGRTRVCGREAIRILQNITKLLGDTVDGMLYTPEDITVCTVENLNCFHTELRVIWWEHREHIESLSLLIRHLSLLEKRKLEAKSCQTAQPCHPCESHQEQPVPQFLSKLLEQLQWECWIQGSNVPSCPSWPG, encoded by the exons ATGGTCTTCAGCAAACCAGGGTCAGCTCCCAAGGCCAGCCTGCCTCCCCCCATGTGGGGCCTCCACGCCCTTCTCTGGGTCACTTTGCTGACGTGCCTCTCAGCGGGCAGGACCCGGGTCTGCGGCAGGGAGGCCATCAGGATCCTGCAGAACATCACCaagctgctg GGAGACACCGTGGATGGGATGCTGTACACGCCGGAAGATATCACA GTCTGCACGGTGGAGAACCTGAACTGCTTCCACACCGAGCTGCGGGTTATCTGGTGGGAGCACAGGGAGCACATCGAGAGCCTCTCCTTGCTGATCAGGCACCTGAGCCTGCTGGAGAAGCGCAAGCTGGAAGCCAAGAGCTGCCAGACGGCCCAGCCATGCCACCCCTGCGAGAGCCACCAGGAGCAGCCCGTTCCTCAGTTCCTGAGCaaactcctggagcagctgcagtgggagTGCTGGATTCAGGGGAGCAACGTGCCCTCCTGTCCGTCCTGGCCTGGGTGA